Proteins encoded by one window of Salvia splendens isolate huo1 chromosome 7, SspV2, whole genome shotgun sequence:
- the LOC121740827 gene encoding uncharacterized membrane protein At1g16860-like has translation MSVRSGSHQLSNGLMVSGRPEQQLKERQPTMGSRAVPYTGGDVKKSGELGRMYGVDLSSGDHHHYPPPVVPPKLPSRQPSSSQHNSGSARSGPNSGQMGKNSGPMSKKSSSSSFSGPMTPIQPTGLITSGPLSSNRRSGQLDAPAAPSSFKKAAYGSAVTSLGDEVKLGFKVSKVTMWMFLVVVVMGLVVGVFLMASVKKPVILVAVVALLVPIVVIFVWNYAYRNRGVLGFLNKYPDAELRGAVDGQFVKVTGVVTCGSIPLETSFQKVQRCVYASSELYEYRGCGVKPANSKQRWFSWACTYSERHVADFYISDFQSGLRALVKAGYGAKVAPFVKSKVVVDVSKDSSKLSPNFLLWLSERGKSSDDRLTRLKEGYIKEGSTVSVMGVVRRLDNVLMIVPPSEPVSTGCRWPCCLLPTYIEGLTLTCDESQNADVIPV, from the exons ATGAGCGTCCGAAGCGGGTCGCACCAGCTTAGTAACGGGCTGATGGTCTCGGGCCGGCCCGAGCAGCAGCTCAAGGAGCGCCAGCCCACAATGGGCTCACGCGCCGTTCCCTACACCGGCGGTGACGTTAAGAAATCCGGCGAGCTCGGAAGAATGTACGGCGTCGACCTATCCAGTGGGGACCACCATCACTACCCGCCGCCGGTTGTCCCCCCAAAGCTCCCCTCGCGCCAGCCCTCCTCCTCCCAGCACAACAGCGGATCTGCTAGATCCGGCCCCAATTCCGGCCAAATGGGGAAGAATTCGGGGCCTATGAGCAAGAAGTCCTCGTCCTCTTCCTTCTCCGGGCCGATGACGCCGATTCAGCCCACCGGCCTCATCACCTCGGGCCCGCTCAGCTCGAACCGGAGGTCGGGGCAGCTGGACGCACCGGCGGCGCCGAGTTCGTTCAAAAAGGCGGCTTACGGCTCCGCAGTCACGAGCCTAGGCGACGAGGTGAAATTAGGGTTTAAGGTTTCGAAGGTGACAATGTGGATGTTtttagtggtggtggtgatggggCTGGTGGTTGGGGTGTTTCTCATGGCGTCCGTCAAGAAGCCGGTCATTctggtggcggtggtggcgtTATTGGTGCCGATTGTCGTCATTTTTGTGTGGAATTACGCCTACAGGAATCGCGGCGTGTTGGGATTCTTAAACAAGTATCCAGATGCTGAGCTCAGGGGCGCCGTTGATGGGCAGTTCGTCAAGGTCACCGGG GTTGTCACTTGTGGCAGCATACCCCTCGAAACTTCTTTCCAGAAGGTACAAAGATGTGTGTATGCGTCCTCAGAATTATATGAATACAGAGGCTGTGGTGTAAAACCAGCTAATTCCAAACAAAGATGGTTCTCTTGGGCATGCACGTACTCGGAG AGGCATGTTGCGGATTTTTATATATCAGATTTTCAGTCTGGTTTGAGAGCTCTTGTAAAAGCAGGCTATGGTGCTAAGGTTGCCCCTTTTGTGAAATCAAAAGTAGTAGTTGATGTCTCCAAGGACTCCAGCAAATTGTCTCCAAACTTTCTACTCTGGCTTTCTGAACGAGGCAAGTCGAGTGATGACCGTCTAACGCGGCTTAAAGAAGG ATACATAAAAGAAGGAAGTACCGTGAGCGTTATGGGTGTGGTTCGACGACTGGACAATGTGCTCATGATCGTCCCACCTTCTGAGCCGGTCTCAACCGGTTGTCGGTGGCCATGCTGCCTCCTGCCGACATACATTGAAGGCCTTACTTTGACCTGTGATGAAAGTCAAAATGCAGACGTGATCCCTGTGTAA
- the LOC121741483 gene encoding calcium permeable stress-gated cation channel 1-like yields MATFGDIGVAAAFNILSALIFLIAFAFLRLQPFNDRVYFPKWYLKGLRSSPSHSGTFVNKIVNLDWRSYIRFLNWVPEALKMPEPELIDHAGLDSAAYLRIYLLGLKIFVPVTLLSWAILVPVNWTNNTLAVLSQGDEKITFSNIDKLSISNVPHGSPRFWTHVVMAYVFTFWTCYTLMKEYEIIAAMRLHFLASEKRRPDQFTVLVRNVPPDPDESVSECVEHFFLVNHPNHYLTHQVVINANKLAKLVEEKKKKENWLDYYQLKYSRNQAKRPMAKTGFLGLCGDKVDGIDYQTAEIERLTQEIEAERERVKTDLKCIMPAAFVSFKTRWGAAVCAQTQQSRNPTLWLTEWAAEPRDIFWANLAIPYVSITIRKLIAAVAFFFLTFFFMIPVSAVQSLANIESIEKRLPFLEPTVEQKFIKSFIQGVLPGLALKIFLIVLPTILMMMSKFEGFLSISALERRAAFRYYLFNFVNVFLVSIIAGSALSQLDSFLRQSPKEIPVTLGVAIPMKATFFITYVMVDGWAGIAGEILRLKPLIFFHLKNFFLVKTEKDRDEAMDPGSIGFNTGEPQIQLYFLLGLVYAVVTPIFLPFILVFFALAYMVFRHQIINVYNQEYESAAAFWPDVHGRIIYALIFSQIVLMGLMGTKGIYEAPLVLIVLPVLTIFFHLYCKGRYQPAFVKFPLQEAMMKDTLERAREPNLNLKGYLQHAYIHPVFKDEEDDEDEGFNTKLDDSVIVPTKRQQSRKNTPVPSKLSGGSSPSLPDHEGSLS; encoded by the exons ATGGCGACATTTGGAGATATAGGGGTTGCGGCAGCATTTAATATTCTCAGTGCCTTGATTTTTCTTATAGCATTTGCCTTCCTGCGGCTTCAGCCATTTAATGATCGAGTATATTTTCCGAAATGGTACCTCAAAGGATTGAGAAGTAGTCCCAGTCACTCAGGCACATTCGTTAACAAAATTGTCAATTTAGACTGGAGATCTTACATTAGATTTCTGAATTGGGTACCAGAGGCACTGAAGATGCCTGAGCCGGAGCTTATTGATCATGCAGGGCTAGATTCAGCTGCCTATCTGCGGATTTACTTGCTTGG ACTAAAGATCTTTGTTCCAGTGACGTTGCTTTCGTGGGCCATCCTTGTGCCTGTCAACTGGACGAACAACACCTTGGCAGTATTATCTCAAGGAGATGAAAAGATAACATTTAGTAATATTGACAAGCTCTCTATTTCAAATGTTCCGCATGGATCACCTAG GTTTTGGACTCATGTAGTAATGGCCTATGTCTTTACTTTCTGGACATGTTATACGTTGATGAAGGAGTATGAAATAATTGCTGCAATGCGCTTACACTTTCTTGCTTCAGAAAAGCGTCGTCCTGATCAATTCACG GTTCTTGTCAGAAATGTGCCTCCAGATCCTGATGAATCTGTGTCTGAATGCGTGGAGCACTTTTTTTTGGTCAACCATCCAAATCACTATCTTACTCATCAG GTTGTAATCAATGCCAATAAACTTGCAAAACTGgttgaggagaagaagaaaaaggaaaactGGCTTGACTATTaccaattaaaatattcaaggaaTCAAGCGAAACGACCTATGGCTAAG ACTGGTTTTCTTGGCCTTTGTGGAGATAAAGTGGATGGAATTGATTATCAGACAGCTGAAATAGAGAGACTGACCCAAGAA ATTGAAGCAGAGCGGGAAAGGGTAAAAACTGATCTGAAGTGTATCATGCCAGCAGCTTTTGTCTCATTCAAAACTAGGTGGGGTGCTGCTGTGTGTGCACAAACTCAGCAGTCCAGAAACCCAACTTTGTGGTTGACTGAATGGGCTGCAGAGCCACGTGATATATTCTGGGCTAACCTGGCAATTCCTTATGTTTCAATAACTATTAGGAAGCTTATTGCTGCAGTAGCTTTCTTCTTCCTTACATTCTTCTTCATGATCCCTGTTTCTGCCGTTCAGTCTCTTGCAAATATTGAGAGTATTGAGAAGAGGTTGCCTTTTCTCGAGCCAACTGTTGAACA GAAATTTATTAAATCTTTCATCCAAGGTGTTCTTCCAGGGCTTGCTTTGAAGATTTTTCTTATAGTGCTACCAACAATATTGATGATGATGTCCAAATTTGAGGGCTTTCTGTCTATATCAGCTCTGGAGAGGAGAGCTGCCTTTAGATATTATCTATTCAACTTTGTTAATGTTTTCCTTGTGAGCATAATAGCAGGAAGTGCACTTTCACAACTTGATAGTTTTCTTCGTCAGTCACCAAAAGA AATCCCTGTGACACTTGGTGTTGCAATCCCTATGAAAGCAACTTTCTTTATTACTTATGTAATGGTTGATGGATGGGCTGGTATTGCTGGAGAAATCTTAAGACTGAAACCACTCATATTCTTCCATCTGAAAAACTTCTTCCTGGTGAAGACAGAAAAGGACAGAGATGAGGCGATGGATCCAGGAAGCATTGGTTTTAACACCGGCGAACCTCAAATACAATTATATTTCCTTCTAGGTCTTGTCTATGCTGTGGTGACACCaatttttcttccttttatacTGGTTTTCTTTGCTCTGGCATACATGGTATTTCGGCACCAG ATCATAAATGTGTACAATCAAGAATATGAAAGTGCTGCAGCATTCTGGCCAGACGTACACGGACGTATTATCTATGCCCTGATCTTCTCGCAGATAGTCCTGATGGGATTAATGGGTACGAAAGGTATATATGAGGCCCCACTGGTCCTTATTGTGCTTCCGGTGTTGACAATCTTCTTTCATCTCTACTGCAAAGGCCGTTATCAACCAGCTTTTGTTAAATTTCCTTTACAG GAAGCAATGATGAAAGACACACTCGAACGAGCAAGAGAACCTAACCTGAATTTGAAAGGCTATCTCCAGCATGCATACATCCACCCAGTTTTCAAAGATGAAGaggatgatgaagatgaaggattCAACACCAAACTTGATGACAGCGTGATTGTACCCACGAAAAGACAACAGTCGCGGAAAAATACACCAGTTCCCAGCAAACTTAGTGGTGGATCCTCACCATCGCTGCCAGATCACGAAGGCTCTTTGTCTTAG
- the LOC121810700 gene encoding zinc finger MYM-type protein 1-like encodes MGVVVRYVDKNGCVIERFLGVVHVSDTTATSLEKALDYLLSTYDLSISSLRGQGYDGASNMRGEFNGLKSLILKRNSSAYYVHCFAHQLQLTIVAVAKKHKIVRSFYNSISRLCNTVGGSCKRRDILREKQRENIIKEIASDEISTGRGLNQEMSLKRPGDTRWSSHYGTLVNLIHLYSSIVDVLEYVGENGHDDSIRAEADDQILGITHELSQVLQKKDQDIVNAMNLVKVAKSRLQIMREKDWDVLLADVSKFCSKYELDVLDMEDEFVARKKGRRRVEKMKNLHYYRVELFCSVIDLQAQELNQRFDEVNTDLVLCMSCFDPRDLFSAFDLEKLLRLARYYPSEFSEVALSELKSQLENFIFDVRIDEKFSQISGISGLAQKMLPLHQ; translated from the exons ATGGGTGTTGTGGTGCGATATGTGGACAAGAATGGATGTGTTATAGAACGTTTTCTTGGTGTTGTTCATGTTAGTGATACAACTGCAACCTCACTTGAGAAAGCACTTGATTATTTGTTATCTACTTATGATTTAAGTATATCTAGTTTGAGAGGTCAAGGATATGATGGCGCAAGCAACATGAGAGGAGAATTCAATGGGTTGAAGAGTTTGATACTCAAGAGAAATTCCAGTGCTTATTATGTACATTGCTTTGCTCATCAGCTTCAGCTCACGATTGTTGCTGTTgctaaaaaacataaaattgtcAGATCTTTTTATAATTCTATCTCTCGTTTGTGTAATACTGTTGGAGGTTCTTGTAAGCGCAGAGATATACTTCGGGAGAAACAGAGAGAGAATATTATTAAAGAGATTGCAAGTGATGAAATAAGCACAGGAAGAGGACTAAATCAAGAAATGTCATTGAAGCGACCTGGAGATACTCGTTGGAGTTCACATTACGGTACTCTTGTCAACTTGATACATTTATATTCTTCTATTGTTGATGTTCTTGAGTATGTTGGGGAGAATGGTCATGACGATTCAATAAGGGCTGAAGCTGATGAT CAAATCTTGGGAATCACACATGAACTCTCCCAAGTGCTACAAAAGAAAGATCAAGACATTGTTAATGCGATGAATCTTGTCAAGGTAGCAAAATCACGTCTGCAAATAATGAGGGAAAAAGATTGGGATGTATTGCTTGCTGATGTTTCTAAGTTTTGTAGCAAATATGAATTGGATGTGCTTGACATGGAAGATGAGTTTGTAGCTCGAAAAAAAGGAAGACGTAGAGttgagaaaatgaagaatctcCACTATTATCGAGTTGAGCTCTTTTGTTCTGTTATTGACTTGCAAGCTCAAGAGTTGAATCAACGTTTTGATGAAGTCAACACAGACTTAGTTTTATGCATGTCATGTTTTGATCCTAGGgatttattttctgcatttgattTGGAGAAGCTGCTTCGTCTTGCACGGTATTATCCTTCTGAATTTTCTGAAGTTGCTTTGTCCGAGCTTAAAAGTCAACTTGAGAACTTTATTTTCGATGTGCGCATAGATGAAAAGTTTTCACAAATATCAGGAATCAGTGGTCTTGCTCAAAAGATG TTGCCACTGCATCAGTAG
- the LOC121811076 gene encoding chaperonin-like RBCX protein 1, chloroplastic isoform X3 translates to MASHTIPPSPSVFPPKPHGGASRPPLSLRPWWTPTTPSASTTLQCHKIMRALGFGEASPEAKAAKHLHDFFTYVAVRIVIAQLESYNEEAYADMMKFMENHSVDDGDKFCADLMRESSNHKALALRILEVRFDLRIAKLISNGTIYNDCHKRWWKIVIQK, encoded by the exons ATGGCATCCCACACaattccaccgtcgccgtccgTTTTCCCGCCAAAACCCCACGGCGGCGCAAGCAGGCCTCCTCTTTCCCTTCGGCCATGGTGGACCCCAACTACTCCCTCCGCCTCCACAACTCTCCAATGTCACAAGAT TATGCGCGCCCTAGGGTTCGGGGAAGCCTCGCCGGAAGCTAAAGCAGCAAAACACCTTCACGACTTCTTCACCTACGTCGCCGTTAGAATTGTGATTGCGCAGCTTGAG AGCTATAACGAAGAGGCGTATGCAGATATGATGAAATTCATGGAAAATCACTCGGTCGACGACGGGGACAAGTTTTGTGCTGATTTGATGCGGGAATCGTCAAATCACAAAGCTCTAG CTTTGCGCATATTAGAGGTCAG GTTCGATCTGCGTATTGCAAAACTGATTTCGAATGGGACAATTTACAACGATTGTCACAAAAG ATGGTGGAAGATCGTAATACAAAAGTGA
- the LOC121811076 gene encoding chaperonin-like RBCX protein 1, chloroplastic isoform X1 has protein sequence MASHTIPPSPSVFPPKPHGGASRPPLSLRPWWTPTTPSASTTLQCHKIMRALGFGEASPEAKAAKHLHDFFTYVAVRIVIAQLESYNEEAYADMMKFMENHSVDDGDKFCADLMRESSNHKALALRILEVRSAYCKTDFEWDNLQRLSQKMVEDRNTKVMRDYLSETTMKSEN, from the exons ATGGCATCCCACACaattccaccgtcgccgtccgTTTTCCCGCCAAAACCCCACGGCGGCGCAAGCAGGCCTCCTCTTTCCCTTCGGCCATGGTGGACCCCAACTACTCCCTCCGCCTCCACAACTCTCCAATGTCACAAGAT TATGCGCGCCCTAGGGTTCGGGGAAGCCTCGCCGGAAGCTAAAGCAGCAAAACACCTTCACGACTTCTTCACCTACGTCGCCGTTAGAATTGTGATTGCGCAGCTTGAG AGCTATAACGAAGAGGCGTATGCAGATATGATGAAATTCATGGAAAATCACTCGGTCGACGACGGGGACAAGTTTTGTGCTGATTTGATGCGGGAATCGTCAAATCACAAAGCTCTAG CTTTGCGCATATTAGAG GTTCGATCTGCGTATTGCAAAACTGATTTCGAATGGGACAATTTACAACGATTGTCACAAAAG ATGGTGGAAGATCGTAATACAAAAGTGATGAGGGACTATTTATCGGAGACGACAATGAAAAGTGAGAACTAA
- the LOC121811076 gene encoding chaperonin-like RBCX protein 1, chloroplastic isoform X2: MASHTIPPSPSVFPPKPHGGASRPPLSLRPWWTPTTPSASTTLQCHKMYVPGFGEASPEAKAAKHLHDFFTYVAVRIVIAQLESYNEEAYADMMKFMENHSVDDGDKFCADLMRESSNHKALALRILEVRSAYCKTDFEWDNLQRLSQKMVEDRNTKVMRDYLSETTMKSEN, from the exons ATGGCATCCCACACaattccaccgtcgccgtccgTTTTCCCGCCAAAACCCCACGGCGGCGCAAGCAGGCCTCCTCTTTCCCTTCGGCCATGGTGGACCCCAACTACTCCCTCCGCCTCCACAACTCTCCAATGTCACAAGATGTACGTCCCAG GGTTCGGGGAAGCCTCGCCGGAAGCTAAAGCAGCAAAACACCTTCACGACTTCTTCACCTACGTCGCCGTTAGAATTGTGATTGCGCAGCTTGAG AGCTATAACGAAGAGGCGTATGCAGATATGATGAAATTCATGGAAAATCACTCGGTCGACGACGGGGACAAGTTTTGTGCTGATTTGATGCGGGAATCGTCAAATCACAAAGCTCTAG CTTTGCGCATATTAGAG GTTCGATCTGCGTATTGCAAAACTGATTTCGAATGGGACAATTTACAACGATTGTCACAAAAG ATGGTGGAAGATCGTAATACAAAAGTGATGAGGGACTATTTATCGGAGACGACAATGAAAAGTGAGAACTAA
- the LOC121811193 gene encoding uncharacterized protein LOC121811193, with protein MANLSSFQVPMLNKSSFDNWSIKMKGLLGAHDAWEIVESGYEEPQDETGLSQQQRDRLRDARKRDKKALYLMYQALGDDDFEKISSASTAKEAWKKLQISCIGANRVKKVRLQTLRGEFESLHMKESETISDYFSRVLAVSNQMKRNCEKLEDVRIMEKILRSLTPNFEHIVVTIEETKDLEEMSIDHLLGSQQAYEEKQKKKQEIVEQLLKLQVSTKDKEESSGNGGGRQGRGRGQRQERDRGRGYARGRGRGYFANNE; from the coding sequence ATGGCTAACTTGTCGTCGTTTCAAGTCCCCATGCTCAATAAGAGCAGTTTCGATAATTGGAGTATCAAGATGAAAGGGTTATTGGGAGCCCACGATGCTTGGGAGATCGTGGAGAGTGGCTACGAGGAGCCGCAAGACGAGACCGGTCTATCCCAACAACAAAGGGATAGATTGCGAGATGCGAGAAAGAGAGACAAGAAAGCTCTCTATCTCATGTACCAAGCTCTAGGGGACGACGATTTCGAGAAGATCTCGAGTGCAAGCACTGCCAAAGAAGCGTGGAAGAAGCTCCAAATCTCGTGTATTGGAGCGAATCGAGTAAAGAAGGTACGTCTCCAAACTTTAAGAGGAGAATTTGAATCTTTGCATATGAAAGAGTCCGAAACAATTTCGGATTACTTTTCAAGAGTTTTGGCGGtgtcaaatcaaatgaaaagaaattgTGAAAAATTGGAGGATGTTAGAATTATGGAAAAAATATTGCGTTCTCTAACTCCTAATTTTGAGCACATAGTAGTCACAATAGAAGAAACAAAAGATTTGGAGGAAATGAGTATCGATCACTTATTGGGATCGCAACAAGCATACGAGgagaaacaaaagaagaaacaaGAAATTGTGGAGCAACTTCTAAAGTTGCAAGTAAGTACAAAGGATAAAGAAGAAAGTTCGGGCAATGGTGGTGGTCGACAAGGAAGAGGCCGCGGACAAAGACAAGAGCGCGATCGTGGTCGAGGATATGCTCGTGGACGTGGACGAGGATATTTTGCAAATAATGAATAA